The genomic stretch CGCAGGTCCGCAGGTAAGCTGGTAGTGAGATGGGCTGGTGATGTCAGGAAAGGCCGGCCGTCAGGACCTGTGCCCCGGCGGTAGAGACTGCTGCGATGCGACCCTCGCAGGTGACACCAAGGCCACGCAAGGTGGTGAGCATGGCAGTGAGGACTGCGTCGGCGTCGGCAGTGGCGAAGGCGATCAGAGTCGGGCCGGATCCGCTGAGGGCTGCCGCATGAGCACCAGCCGCCCGGGCAGCCGCTACGCAGTCGGCCATTCCCTTGACCAGTGGCGCGCGGTAAGGCTCGTGGAGCCGGTCCTTCATCGCCTGGCCCAGAAGCTGCATGTCGCCGGCTATCAGGGCGGCAAGAACGGCTGTCGAATGGCAAGTGTTGAAGACGCCGTCGGCGTGCGGAATGCTCTCGGGCATGACCTTGCGAGCTGCCTCGGTGCTGACCTCGTAGGCGGGAATTGCGAGACAGGCCTGGAGCCCGGCAGGCGGGTCAAAGCGGGCGACGCCAAGGCCCTCTTCGTCGGTGCAGCAAACGGTGAGCCCGCCGAGGAGCGCCG from Armatimonadia bacterium encodes the following:
- the thrB gene encoding homoserine kinase; this encodes MPKPTTVSVRVPATTANLGPGFDCLGMALDVHNSLELGLADSTTVEVTGCGAERLARNDRNLVLRSAARVAEAAGKQVRGWALRQHNDIPLARGMGSSSAAIIGGLVAANHLLQAGLSDRELLDIAVSIEGHPDNVAPALLGGLTVCCTDEEGLGVARFDPPAGLQACLAIPAYEVSTEAARKVMPESIPHADGVFNTCHSTAVLAALIAGDMQLLGQAMKDRLHEPYRAPLVKGMADCVAAARAAGAHAAALSGSGPTLIAFATADADAVLTAMLTTLRGLGVTCEGRIAAVSTAGAQVLTAGLS